One part of the Leclercia sp. LSNIH1 genome encodes these proteins:
- a CDS encoding YtfJ family protein produces MTIRNILATACLMLPLMASAHNFEKGQRVPPVGIADRGELILDNNEFSYKTWNSAQLPGKVRVVLHIAGRTSAKEKNATLIEAIKSAHLPKDTYQTTTIVNTDDAIPGSGMFVRSSLESNKKLYPWSQFIVDSNGAARGAWQLEEESSAAVVLDKQGKVQWAKDGALTQEEVQQVVALLHKLVGQ; encoded by the coding sequence ATGACCATACGTAACATCCTGGCAACTGCCTGCCTGATGCTGCCACTGATGGCTTCCGCACATAATTTTGAGAAGGGACAACGAGTGCCACCGGTGGGCATTGCCGACCGGGGAGAATTGATCCTCGACAATAATGAGTTTAGCTACAAAACCTGGAATAGCGCGCAGCTTCCTGGCAAAGTGCGAGTGGTGCTACATATTGCCGGTCGCACTTCGGCAAAAGAGAAAAACGCAACCCTGATTGAAGCGATCAAGTCGGCACATTTACCAAAAGATACTTATCAGACCACTACCATAGTGAATACCGATGATGCGATACCGGGTTCCGGCATGTTCGTGCGCAGCAGCCTGGAGAGCAATAAAAAGCTCTACCCATGGTCACAGTTCATCGTCGACAGTAACGGCGCGGCGCGCGGCGCCTGGCAGCTGGAAGAAGAGAGCTCAGCCGCCGTCGTGCTGGACAAGCAAGGTAAAGTGCAGTGGGCGAAAGATGGGGCGCTGACCCAGGAGGAGGTGCAGCAGGTGGTCGCCCTGCTGCATAAGTTGGTCGGTCAGTAA
- a CDS encoding DUF1107 domain-containing protein: MKIFQRYNPLQVAKYVKILFRGRLYIKDVGAFEFDKGKILVPKVKDKQHFSVMSEVNRQVMRLQTEMA, from the coding sequence ATGAAAATTTTTCAACGCTACAATCCGCTTCAGGTAGCTAAATACGTAAAAATCCTGTTCCGTGGACGGTTGTATATCAAGGACGTTGGCGCTTTTGAGTTTGATAAGGGCAAAATCCTTGTCCCAAAAGTGAAGGATAAACAGCACTTTTCTGTGATGTCCGAAGTCAACCGTCAGGTTATGCGTCTGCAAACTGAGATGGCTTAA
- the cysQ gene encoding 3'(2'),5'-bisphosphate nucleotidase CysQ translates to MLDKICQLAREAGEAIMQVYDGKIPMDTIRKIDDSPVTAADLAAHGVILKGLQALTPDIPVLSEEDPQPWEERQHWQRYWLVDPLDGTKEFLKRNGEFTVNIALIDKGKAVLGVVYAPVLKVMYSAAEGKAWKEECGVRNPIQVRDARPPLVVISRSHSDNELEEYLHQLGEHQTTSIGSSLKFCLVAEGQAQLYPRFGPTNVWDTAAGHAVAAAAGAHVHDWQGKPLDYTPRESFLNPGFRVSLY, encoded by the coding sequence ATGTTAGATAAAATTTGTCAGCTCGCACGGGAAGCGGGCGAGGCCATTATGCAGGTCTACGATGGTAAGATCCCGATGGATACGATCCGTAAAATCGACGACTCCCCGGTGACCGCAGCCGATCTTGCGGCGCACGGCGTGATCCTGAAAGGCTTGCAGGCGTTAACGCCCGATATCCCTGTGCTTTCCGAAGAAGATCCCCAGCCCTGGGAGGAGCGCCAGCACTGGCAGCGTTACTGGCTGGTTGATCCGCTGGACGGCACCAAAGAGTTCCTCAAGCGTAACGGTGAATTTACGGTAAATATTGCCCTGATTGATAAAGGCAAAGCGGTGCTGGGGGTAGTCTACGCCCCGGTGCTGAAGGTGATGTACAGCGCCGCCGAAGGCAAAGCGTGGAAAGAGGAGTGCGGGGTGCGCAACCCGATCCAGGTGCGTGACGCCCGGCCACCGCTGGTGGTGATCAGCCGCTCTCACTCGGATAACGAACTTGAGGAGTATCTACATCAGCTGGGCGAGCACCAGACAACGTCGATCGGGTCATCGCTGAAGTTCTGCCTGGTGGCAGAAGGGCAGGCGCAGCTCTATCCCCGCTTTGGGCCAACCAACGTCTGGGATACGGCGGCAGGCCATGCCGTTGCCGCCGCCGCGGGCGCCCATGTTCACGACTGGCAGGGCAAGCCGCTCGACTATACCCCGCGGGAATCTTTCCTTAATCCAGGCTTCCGGGTCTCGCTTTACTGA